In Aerococcaceae bacterium zg-252, the genomic window ATCTGTCATCTCTTCCTATTTTGAATTAATGCCGACAGTCCAATACCAGACTGCCTATTATCATTATAACAATTGCAAATCGTCACCTTTTTCAAAAGGATTTTGCTCATTGATATGGTCATAGAAGAAAATCCCTTTTAAGTGATCCAATTCATGTTGTACAACAATCGCTTCATAATCACGCAAACGCAATTCATGATGCTCACCATTGATGTCTTGATAACTTACAGTAATACGTTTTGGACGGGGTACATAACCTGGGACATCACGATTTACCGATAGGCACCCCTCTCCGTCACGCAAAGCCACTTTTTGCACTGAATGACGAGTGATTTTAGGATTAAAGATAACATCACTCAGTAGAACACCTACTTCATTACCGTCTTCATCATATTCAAGTAAATGAACGGCAAAAATTTGTTTACTTAGATTGATTTGGGGTGCTGCTAAACCAACCCCTGCACGTAAGCCATATTGTTCAGCAATTTCATCATCTTGACTATTAACTAAAAATTCATGCATCAAACGTGCTGTTTCTTTTAATTCATCTGACAGTGGAAACTCTACCGGCTCAGCTACTTGACGCAGCGTTGGGTGTCCTTCCTCAATAATATCTTTCATTGTTAACATTAATTTTATTACTCCTTATATTTCATACCACTATACTTATACTTCTTCATTACTTTGACGGCGGAATCCTTTTAACACATATAATTGTCGTTCTTCATCAAATTCAACCGATTCAACCAATGTTTTTTGACGATACAGAGCCAGTAATTCTGACTCATACGGCTGAATATCTACTGTAAATGATTCACTAAGCGTAACAATTTCTTGCCAAATCGCTTGTTTCAATTGTTCAATGCCGTCCTTATCCAATGCTGATACTAAAACATTCGGAAACAAGGTCGGTGCAAAAGAACCCTCGATCTTATCTTTTTTATTATAAACGGTCAAAATCGGTAAATGTTCCATTTCCAATTCTTTAATCAAATTCATTACCGTTTGTTCTTGCATCATTCGGTCTGGGCTTGACGCATCGACCACATGCAATAATAAGTCAACATAACGCATTTCTTCTAAGGTCGACTTAAATGCTTGAATTAATGAAGTCGGCAATTCTTCAATAAATCCTACCGTATCCGTCAATGTAAAGGCATCATGACCATTTATCGTCAATTGACGTGTCAAAGGGTCTAAAGTCGCAAATAGTTGATCTTGCACATAAGTATCACTCAAGGTCAACTCACGTAACAAAGTCGATTTCCCAGCATTAGTATAGCCTACTAATCCGATATTAAACTCACGTCCACTGCGACGACGCAAACGAGTTCGTTCTCGATGCTCTGATAATTGTGCCAGTTCCTTTTTAATCGTTGTCATTAAACTGCGAATATGGCGACGGTCACTTTCTAATTTCGTTTCACCAGGCCCACGCGTTCCGATACCAGCACCTAGACGAGATAAATGTTTCCCTTGTCCATGCAGTCGTGGTAACAAATAATCGTACTGTGCTAGTTCCACTTGCAACTTACCTTCACGACTTCTCGCACGCATCGCAAAAATATCTAAAATCAACTGCACTCGGTCAATCACTCGCACACCAAGTTCTGACTCTAAATACCGATTTGAACTGGGCGATAATTCATTGAGCGAGATAACCAAATCAATATCTTCTTTCACCACTTGGTCTTTAATTTCCAATAATTTACCACTGCCGACCGATGATTTTGAATCTTGACGACTCAACTTTTGCGTCATCATTTTCACCGGTATCCCACCAACCGTTTCGGTTAAGGACGCCATTTCTTTCATTAATACTTGAAATTTCTCATCAGTATATCGATCAGTATGCACACCCATTATTAACACACGTTCTGGCTGTAATTCTGTTTCAATCATGCTTTGCTCTCCTTTCTTCATTATTTTTTAAATGTTGTTGTACCAATTCAAACGCATCATCGCCACCATTCAATGACTCTAACCAGTGGGTATCAGTGAATCGATTGCGAAACCATGTTAATTGACGCTTAGCGTAACGGCGAGAATTTTGTTGAATCATCGCAACGACTGCCTCTTTCGACAGCGTCCCCTCAAAATACGGCCACCATTCCTTATAACCAATCCCTTTTGCTCCATTGATTAATTCACCTTGATAACGTTGATACAATTGATATACTTCCTGCTCTAAACCGTCAGCTATCATCATTTCGACACGGCGATTAATTCGCTCATATAATAAATCACGTGGCATATCCAATATTAAAATACTGGCATCGAACACTGACTCTTGTAATTGATGTCGGTCTTGTGCAGAAAATAATTGTCCAGTAGTTTCAATAACTTCTAAAGCTCGCAACACACGTCTTTGATTTTGATACGGTATTTTTTCAGCTGCAACAGGGTCTTTTTCATTAAGCAATTGCCAAAATGCTTGCTCGTCCATTGTTTGCGACAATTGCATCAGTTCAGCTTTCACAGCTTGATGCTGACTATTATCGCCACCAAACTCTAAGTCATACAATAACCCCTCTAAATATAGGCCCGTCCCACCAACTAATATCGGTAATTTACCACGTTGGTAAATGTCGACAATTGCTTGTGTCGCTAATTGTTTAAAACGACTAGCATCAAATACCTCATGTGGCTCAAATAAATCCAATAAATGATGTGGAATCCCGTCACGTTCAGCAACAGTCGCCTTACCTGTTCCAATATCGA contains:
- a CDS encoding peptide deformylase, producing the protein MLTMKDIIEEGHPTLRQVAEPVEFPLSDELKETARLMHEFLVNSQDDEIAEQYGLRAGVGLAAPQINLSKQIFAVHLLEYDEDGNEVGVLLSDVIFNPKITRHSVQKVALRDGEGCLSVNRDVPGYVPRPKRITVSYQDINGEHHELRLRDYEAIVVQHELDHLKGIFFYDHINEQNPFEKGDDLQLL
- the hflX gene encoding GTPase HflX, with the protein product MIETELQPERVLIMGVHTDRYTDEKFQVLMKEMASLTETVGGIPVKMMTQKLSRQDSKSSVGSGKLLEIKDQVVKEDIDLVISLNELSPSSNRYLESELGVRVIDRVQLILDIFAMRARSREGKLQVELAQYDYLLPRLHGQGKHLSRLGAGIGTRGPGETKLESDRRHIRSLMTTIKKELAQLSEHRERTRLRRRSGREFNIGLVGYTNAGKSTLLRELTLSDTYVQDQLFATLDPLTRQLTINGHDAFTLTDTVGFIEELPTSLIQAFKSTLEEMRYVDLLLHVVDASSPDRMMQEQTVMNLIKELEMEHLPILTVYNKKDKIEGSFAPTLFPNVLVSALDKDGIEQLKQAIWQEIVTLSESFTVDIQPYESELLALYRQKTLVESVEFDEERQLYVLKGFRRQSNEEV
- the miaA gene encoding tRNA (adenosine(37)-N6)-dimethylallyltransferase MiaA — translated: MKGVWLLNYREIPLIVIGGPTAVGKTALSIQLAKQFNGEIINGDSLQVYRTLDIGTGKATVAERDGIPHHLLDLFEPHEVFDASRFKQLATQAIVDIYQRGKLPILVGGTGLYLEGLLYDLEFGGDNSQHQAVKAELMQLSQTMDEQAFWQLLNEKDPVAAEKIPYQNQRRVLRALEVIETTGQLFSAQDRHQLQESVFDASILILDMPRDLLYERINRRVEMMIADGLEQEVYQLYQRYQGELINGAKGIGYKEWWPYFEGTLSKEAVVAMIQQNSRRYAKRQLTWFRNRFTDTHWLESLNGGDDAFELVQQHLKNNEERRAKHD